The sequence below is a genomic window from Paramisgurnus dabryanus chromosome 4, PD_genome_1.1, whole genome shotgun sequence.
GACCGTTGCCATGAAGATCAGTGATCCAGACAGGTGAGTGTGATATTATCAGTCCAATTTAGTTCATCTGTAACCCGTTTCTAATGTctcatgtatatttatttatgtgtgtgtgtgtgtgtgtgtgtgtagcatCTCTTTTCAAGTGCTTCAGGGTTTCACATGTACACGAGTTCAGAGCTTTACCACACTTCAGATCAATAATCTGATCCATGGGTGCCGGCGACGCGGCAATGAGACGGTCGTCCTGCAGGAGTCACAGGTGATGACATTTCATTTACAtccatgcatttggcagacgcttttatccaaagccatTAAACATTTCTCACAATTTTGTTATAAGATGTTATGAAGATCATTTGAAGCGTGTGTTGTCATGAATGTGTTGTTCTGTCTTTCAGCTGACATGCATGTATTACTACATTAAGAGCGCTGATCCCAGTGCATTCTCTCAGTATCCGGCGGAGACGCTCCTCTATTACGAGTATGttcacaaacacaacacaagaTAATAATACAGTGCTGAAGATCATGAATGAATGTGATGTTAGAGAGAGTATTTCAGGTTCAGATGATGAGATTGATCGTAAAATCTTTGACTGTGGATGATCATCAGacgtgtgttgtgttgtgtttcaGTTACTCTCTCGTTCAAACATCTCTCTGCTCATCGTATTTCTCTGCGCTGGGTAAAGCCGACTTCTCAGTGTTGTCCAGCACGCTCTCCTTTAAAAAGCAAACGCTATTCAGTAACGCCAAGGGCTGTCTGGTGAGTCTAcaagtgcacacacacacacacacacatacacatatttttattactttattagcatgattgtgtcactatTATCTATTATTACTGACGTTTATTGTATCCttattactgtaaaatgtgGGAAACAGTAAGagttatatttattaaaactaaAGTAATGAAAAATGGAAATTTATGAAAATTATTTCGTAACAAAATGTGAtagaaataaaacttttatttcagctggacttttttaaagagatactctggtgaaaaatgaaaatgacccTATGATTTATCCACCTTCAAGCCATTCTTAATGTACATGATTATCttatttcagacaaacacaatcagagttatatgAGAAAATGTCCTCGCTCTTTTTTACATCTGTAAAGGataaatgcactttttgggctttaaagtcagaagttgttccctggtCCCTGTTTATTACctttataaagcttggaaggcaaatacatttttaaaataactcagATTGTGTTTGTCTGATAAAAGATAACCATGTCCAGTTTTATGTATCCATACCGCTCAAGCTTTGAGATCAAATACTTGCTGGAACATACTGGAAAACCAATGAGAATGACTGGCAGTGTTACCCAAGATAATATTTTCTTGTGTTTGTTTCTCAGGGAATATCTGGGTTTTATATCAGTCGCGTGCAGCTGGATGTTCTGGGAAATATGTGTTGTATCTTGAGCGCTGACTACATTGTGAACTCCGACCCATACGTGCTGGAAAAACTCAAAGATTGTCCAGATTTATCAGACGAGCAGACCTCTGCTATAGAGACACTTCTACTGACCGGAAAGACATCTTATGGgtacacaagcacacacacgcagcaaagaaatgtttacatgtgtgaaTGTTGTCAAAAGGACGTTTTGCTCACTTTtgggtaaaaaaaaagatagataAGGAGGTATCCAAACACAGCAGGTAGACTAATGTGAGACATTTCTTTCTCAGACCTTCAGATACGTGGAACAGAACGACTCTGGACAATCTGGGATCTCTGTCTCTCTATTTCACCTCCAACATATGGGGCAAATTTACACAGGTACGACTAAAGCAGATTGAGTTTGTGTGCTGACCCAGAGTCAGCTCTCTGTGTTTTATTGATATGTTTAtgtcatatgtgtgtgtgtgtgtgtgtgtgtgtgtgtgtgtttcagccAATCAAACAGCAGTTTCAGAAGACATTTATACGTGGGTTAAGGAAGAAAGACAAAGATTTAGAGAAGAAGTTAATAAAGATGATGAAAGAGTCGAGCAAAAGCTCAAGAGCCAAGAGAGCCACTGGTAAGAATGACATCATTTTAAATCATCACATTTTCACTGTGACATCACCACAACATGTGCATAGACCTGTATCATCACCATCATAACATCTCCAATGCACTGCTATAACAGCACTATGACGATAGCATACATCTAATATCATCCATAACATTAACCAGACATTAACTGTTATCAGTGACCAGATTAGATCAGTTAATCACCACAGAGTCATTTACAAACCTGAGCTTAATatcaaatataaaattaatatttttacaaacTACTGATTCATTTACCAAACTCATGAACGACAATGTGCAGTATTTGTGTAGGTATTTATTCCTCATGTAGTTGTTTTGTCGGCTTCCGCTGTCACAGATTGTACAGTAGGACAAATAACGCAGGTGGAGGTTTACAGCAACTTGTTTCCATTTGACTACGACGTGACTCAGTTCAACGTCTGTTTGAGTGTTCAAACGGTGAAGTACAACCTGGAAGCCATCACAGATAAAGTTTATGACCCTCAGTATCAGCGAATAGTCCTGGACAAACTCAACCAGGTAACCAAAACACAGGCAAAGGTGCCTAACTTTAGTCTTAATGATATGAAGATGTTGGAGCAGAGATTAAATGCGTTCTCGTGTCTCGCAGGCGTATCCTGGTGGACTCTCTGATGAGGTGCTGCAGGTTTTAGGCCCCACCTCCCGCGTGGCCACAGCCAGTGACATCACAAGTTGGAACGTGACGAAGGTCGACACGCTTGCGTCTCTGATGAACTCACGCAATGGAGACTGGGAGCCAGTGTTGGTAATGCTCTGATTTCATGACTTTATTGAAGAGAAGCACAAAAGTGATTAAATATAAAGAAGCAAATCATCTAGTACGCTCTAAGATGTGTCATGAAGTCTATGTTTGCAACTTAAGGCTATTTTTTGTTTGAAGCTGCATGTAgctattaaaggggacatctcACAAGATAGTTTTAAGAggtaaaataagtctttagtgGCCTCAgagaacatatgtgaagttttacctcaaaatactccacagatcatttattataatttgAGCAAAGATGTGCTGTTTTagtgtgtgtcctttaaattgCAAATGAGCTGTTAATGCAAAcattgatcaccataatggtggtttgttgaaattaaaacttcaattattttttctctctttctttttctctgcactacatggcagtgctgtggttggatagtgcagataaaggggcggtattattataataagatccccttctggcatcacaaggggagccaaatttcaatgagctattttttacatgcttgcagagaatggtttaccagaaCTAAGATACTGTGATACTAagatattttttcacattttctaggttgatagaagcactggggaacaAATTATAGCACTCAAACATggatgtcccctttaaagtttaAAACTCTTGTTCAAGTTTGAAGATGtttatgttattattaattattctgATATACAGTGAGATGTGAATCTTGTCTCTCAGGCGGCTCTGATCGTCAGTAAATATCTGAGTGTGAAAGGAAACAGCCTTGGCATCGCTGAACTCAACTCGCTGGGATCAAACGTTTGTGCCCTCGACACAAATGTCCTGAACAGCATCGCAACAGTCAGTGTGGAGTGAGtacaacaacacaacacaacacaacacaacacatacaAACTGTCTCACATAtataactgtgtgtgtgtgtttctgtttcAGACGGGCGACCGCTCTTGCGCTGACCAACTGCACTTTAGAGAAGAAGAAAATAATGTTCAGCATCGCTCAGACTGCATTCAGTCCAACAAACAGACGCGGTGCAGACAGAATCAGCCTTACAACATACCAACTCATGCAATCTTACCTCGGTATaactacacacacaaacacacaggaaaTAAACACACAGCATACACACAAACTGTCTGTCTCAtctcatctgtctgtctctctgtgtaTACAGGTGGTGCTAACACTGCATTTGTTTATAAACTGGTCAATTCTGACGTCAATATGGATGTGCCGACCTTTATGGGTCTGGATCAGAGCGTCATCAATGTGAGTCCTCTCTCATGACCACAACAACATCTCAAACATTAAAGTAAAAGcaaagcatttttgtgaaggagtCAGTAGCAAATTTCAATTGATTCATTTTAAAAACCTAATGCCTTTACATAAACATATCGATCAAATAACATCACAAGAAACACTGAACACAAAAACAAgcacattttcattttactaCTCATATTTGTTTCTTGTAAGCTCCATGTAAAATTAgtcaaatgtaaatgttattgaTGTTAGTATCTGGCACAGGCTCGAGTGATGTCAACTCATCTATCACTTATATTATTCCCAACCACTTCACTTAATCTGAGACCACGTAACAGAAGCAGTGTAGGGAAGCCCACATGTCTGATATTACTTCCAATACATTACACAATAATCTGCTGATGATAAATGCGCATCCCAGCTTCTCCCAAACACTAAAGTCAATCACTGACGTCACTTTGAATCTGCTGCAAAGTACAAACATGGTTTTTATTATGACCAAACTATGACATGACAAGCACAGATGTGTTGCATTGAGGCCATCCCGACATAAACTCAAACACAACGACACCAGGTCAGGACTTGTGAGTATTCCCAACTCCCTTCAACAACTCTCACCCTAAGCAAAGTCCAATACCCACCTAAAAGATTGATTCCAGCACGCTCCCCTATTTGTTGTCCTTTTGTCCCACCACCATCTGCAAGAAGACGACCCCGTGTTGTTTCTTCAGGAATCCACACTGGACCTCATGGGTCAAAGCTCGGCCACCTGTGCTTTGTCCCATGaggttttctgtgcttttcactgcttctatttatgtaaagctgctttgaaacaattgacttttgtgaaaagcgctatataaataaaattgaattgaaaaaaattgaattgaaccTGATGCTTGACTACAATCTACAGGAGAATATTTCTATTATAATAAATCATCAATCATTTGTGTTGTGTAGGTGCTGAATGTGACTGATGTGAAGAATTTGTTGGGGGTGAATGTCGGAGATCTGAAGACGTATGAAAGCGCCTCACAGATACAGGAGTGGATTAGACTGCAGCTGCAGTCGGATCTCGACACGCTCAAGATCGGACTCAAGGGCGGCAGGAACGCCACGGTAACCACGGCCAAACCTTCTGTCAGCATCAGCACCACTAAAGGCAAAGTCACAGGAGCGAACACTGTAGCCACTACAGgtacaacacaacacaacacaacacaacacacacacacataattattaatgcaaaaaggttttgaaatatgataACTCCAATTTCCGCGAGCTTACTaacgatatatagtttgtcaagattagtCTAGATTTAAAACAATGATTACTTGGTCTAAATATGTAAAGCTTATGTTTGTAGTCactgtggtataagcggaataattgactaattgatactttgaattatttgatgacgccgtgccgcattaccaccttgcgTGTGCATTATTTTAGAATAACTCAACGGctcgtcatcaattattccttacatgtGCGTCATGTGTACTAAACATCTATAGCGTGTGTTTTGATCTTGTTATTGTGTATACATTTCCAAACCAGTTTAAATAGAATCAGATTATATACAACACACAACAGCTGGCTTTCACTGTACCACTCTTACTTTTAAATTAGTTCATCATGTTTGAAATGTAAGTGTTTTTTATCTGGTTATATGAATTAGAAGAGTAAAAGATAACAATGATAATTTCTTTCTCCAGGTGCTGGTTTCAGAGTTTGGCCACCTGTCTGTCTGCAGCTGCTCCTATTGGCAGTCACCATGATGCTGCTGCACTGATGTCATCGTTATACCTCTGTATTACCTCTcgctttctctctgtctctcacatatttaagagtttctgcactttaatgtataataatgtCTTTTATTACTTTGGTTAAGGAAAATATTGAAGCCCGGAGACCTCACGAGAGAGAGATAAAGGCTTTTTGAGTTTCCTTAATGCTTAATTTTAGTTAATCTTCCTACACCGTACACTAGGGAGATCATAACAGAAGGAATGAAATAAACAATTCATGACATCATCAGGGATCAATGACCTACATCTGTGTACAAATCAAGTCTTTTAATAAATCATATTCAAATACATCTGGCTTCTTAACTTGTTTTTGGTTGCTGGTATTTTGTTTAAAGAGTGAAGATGATTATGtgaaatatttatatgtataaaaatagaagaaaatcatttaacactgaaaaaataaaacatatagacggtttcatcagtaacaacataaataaacgGCTTTCATGGAACAAACTTAAACTCCAGAAAGAATCActaacaacagagtccttttagggtagtttatttctgataacaagcaaaataaataacgaatagattaccttagtttaaaacacagttaaagcgtatcaaaaactaTCATGTGTGcacagtaatgttagctcagtgtatAGTAGAGATTTTACAATCTAAACTACAGATCAGCTGctaaacctcccttcacatagcaCTGATCCAAGGTCTCTCctcatctttaggaaaccaaaactataaacaaacagagaccaggggcatcatttataaagcgtgcatatgcacagatttgatcataaagtgtgcgtacgcaaaaatccacggcaaagtggatttcacatctgaaagaaaggtgtatgtgtgttttcacACGTgcacatttttgataaatgatcgtagTTGATTGTACTAAAACTATACCTAAATACCAGCAAGTACATTTGTAGTAGATCATTGTTGTTTGTAGTACAGTGTAAAGgttattatacactattcaAGTGCACTGAGGTAGGCTACTACTGAAGTAGGTTTATActtttaattaatatatttctAAAAATAGCTCACTATGTAGCCTCTTGATGGCAGCAATCCATTTCTGATGACACAAGAGTTTTTAAGGATATTGTAAAACATTAATCCGTTTCTTTGTTACTTGTTGTCTGTTATGTATCGTCACATGATTTCTAAGCAGTTATGGGCCCAATGTGTTGTTCCTTGTGTTGCAATCCTATTTTTGACCTGTTGGTGACAGTACAggcatgatgatgatgatgatgatgatgatgatgatgatgatgagtgAGGCAGGTATATATAAATGGAAGAATAAAATTTTTGACCAATGAATGAAGCAATGACAAGAGAAGAACATAAAGTCTGACTCTGAGCTGATATAAGACTGAATTTGTATTTATTGACATTATCAATTGCTCACAACTTATTAGGCAATTAAGTAAATGTTGCTTTTCCAGAGCGTATCTGCACCtgagaaagaaaacaaagacaaagaGGGTCAGGGACTTCTCTTCTGTGTGATCTTGAACATAAAATGAAAGTCTTTGCTCCACCAACTTTTTTCTCCAGCAGTTCAGCCTGATGGTTCTGGTTCATCTTCTTCAGGATGTCCTGTGTGGTCTCCACAGATTTTTCTGGTCCATAACGCTCCAAACATTTTATCTACTGTATCTAAGACATTTGCATCCTCCAGCTCAGCAGCTAAAATACCATAATTCTTCAGATGCCACTGAAACTTTTTCAGCTGAGCTTTCTTCAGCTCGTTCAGTGAGTTTACCAAGAGATCTGAAATACACTCCATCATCTAAAACTGATCCACTTCTGCAGGACAAGAAGAGAGAAAAACATCTTCTGAAGAAGCTCAGATGAGAGGATGTTGTGATGAGTTTTACAGTACAGTCACTGGACATCTCAAACTCACAGAAAGTGAAGTGAAAGTGATGTATTTGTCAATGTATGGTAACGCATActtgaaatgtgacctctgcatttaacccattcaGTGAGTAAACGCACACACAGAGAGCAGTGGGTGGCTTTTAAATATTGACTAGCTTACATTAGGAACAGAGAAAAATATTCCTGTGAATACATTAAGAAGATAAAATGCTGGAAGTTTGATTACTTACCGTGATGAATGTGTCTCAGTTAAGCACGTAACCTTATGTTCCCtgacaaaaaaaaagaagttCAAGTCAAGTGAAAGTGACGTAATCATCACTTATAGTTAACATACTTCTGTATTTAACCCATCACAGTGAGAAGATATTCACTATCAAAGTAAATAATGTCTGTAGAAATCACAGTATTAATTTTACAGTAAagttactgtagattttacatggATGTTAtgtactggcaacagtttgttcaaagttaaatgaacatgaaacattttcagtctttatcttttacagtaagttactggcaaccagctgcagaATTAtagcacattttttacagtggatAAAAAACATGAATAGAAAGATTATATGACCCAACATATAAGACAACATTAATTTACTTCAATAAAAATGACCATAAACCCTTAGAAAGTGAGGTTATGTTTGTTAAAGgacaaatacaaatatttcATAAACACAAAGTCTCTTTTATTCTGTAATGTTTATATCACACGTAGACTCATAAACCGAGTCATTTGTAAATGCTGTAGACCCACAACACAACACCACACACGGAGTAAGATTAGAAATGATTTGATGTTGTCAAACAGGTAAAGGATGTTTAAGCTGTACAAACCGCTCTCTTAAGTCCTTCATCTCCTCTTAACCTCAGCTTTGTTTGGTAAACCTGTTGtttataactttattaattTCAAAAATGTTAACTAATTCAAAAACAAAGTCATCTTAAACAAAATGTCTGTTTAAAATGTCTCATATTTAATGACTTTAGGCAAAAACGGCAAACAGAAAAATACTGAACGATTTGATTTGACCAGTGGcgaccggtgacttctttttcgaggggcacgaattcaaaatatgtgtttgtgtcgTTTGTGTGGCTCGTCAgcccaaaatatgtgttcattgcgtcatgtgaaccatgtgcctCATGCATCATAACAAAAATACATGCCCGCTACAGACACGTGGAAAGGGTTCAcaataaaagagacgctcacgttcacaaaatactcagAAGACACGAATTTAACACTAAACTGAGTACACATGAGAtaaagcgagtatctggcataAACCACTttgaagcgtctgcagcaggcatgtattttgacatgacacgtgatgcacataggttcacacgATGGGCTAAATATATTGTGCTTCAcattgtgcgccctcgaaaaagaagtcactggcctcCACTGGATTTGACTAACAGAAGCAGCAGCAGTTAATGAAgtgtataattataataatatatcaAATAATAACAAAGAGACGAATATTGTGTTTGAGTATAGGACAAGCTAATGTGATTTTGTGTCCTGTATCTGTCCAGCTCATGAGAGCCAGTCAAGATGTCCACTGTCCTGCTCAGAGGTCTTCAGTCTCTGGTAAGAGTGAAGTTCATCTGGTTTGGGCCGAAGGTCACCGTGTGCTGTGTGTCGGTCTGAAGATGGACACTCAGGAGTGTCACCGATGTAGTCGACGTAATTATGTGCCGAACCATTGGACGCAGAAGTGCCAGAGTTACAGTCTGTAAGACAACTTAAAGCAAACTCTGATTCATGAACAATGTTTGGGTTGAGAGGGTAAATTCCACAGGCTTTAAACCCCTCCATAATGTTTGCTGGGGTGGCAGACAGGGGCAGCGCGGTGGCAACGATTCCTGGAACATGATGAATTGTAACGCTTCTCCCCGGGCTTCCGAGCATCCAGCTGTCGATAGCTGCGTTGACGAATTTCTTAAATGGGCTGTAAACGGAGCGCTCCAAAGGCTGCAGATGCCGAGAACAGTGTGGGGGGAAGGAGAGCATTACGATACCGTTCGATTTTGCAAAACTCAGCCCCTCGATGGACAAGTAGGATAAGTGACTGTCGAGGAGCAGGAGACCGGGTCTCTCCGGGGAGCGTTTGGTTTGTCGAGTGAAATGCTGCAGGAAATGGACGAACTGTTCCTCCCTCATCCAGCCGTTAAGATTGGCTCCACCCGAGCTCCCGACAGGCGAGCCGTTCAGAAAGTGCTCCCTGAATTGAACTCTCGGGAAAACGAAATACGGCGGTATCGTGTTCCCTGACGCAGAAACGACACAGGCCACGCTCACGAGCGGCCCCCGGTCAGCGGATGACACGGGTCCCAGCGGCACCAGCGCTTTCCTAATCACCACGCGATCGGCCCTTTGAGCGGTTGTGACGCCAATTTCCTCCACGTTCCACACATCCTCCGGCTTAAAGCGGTGTCGTTCCATGATCTCCTTCAGCTTGCTGTAAAACATCTCAACGTGACGTGTAGTGCAGGGCCTCGCCTTCGGCACACTCATTGGTTCGGGTGATCTGATGGACAACGAGGGATGTCTCTTTGTAAAAGCGGCAAACCAATCCGCGCTCGCTTGTTTATTTTCCCTCCACGATGCCGGCATTTGTAGCTGGTGCCTCTTTGCCAACTGGTAGGACAATTTTCTGATGGCCTTAGGGGGCAGCGCATAATAAATATCGGTTGCTGTTAAAATGTTGGAGACCAGTTCCATCTCTAGTTCTGCACTAAACACTTGTCTGGCACCGATGAAGCCCACGGCGCAGCTCGGATGTTCGGCGTCTCCCTCCACCTCTTCCCGTGGAATTTTGGTACAATAGCGAGCGAGGGTGCGATAATTGATCCCAAACTCCTCAGCTGCAGCTCGTATGGTCTTCTTAAACAACAGCACCTGTCTGACAGCCTTCAGCATTGTATGCGGAGTCGTGCTCGCTCTGTTGGTCTTTCTCTTATATGTCCTCACCATGATCTTGCCCTAAAAGGAACAAAtggtgtattattattattttacatggctctctaaaatgcttgattctgattggccagcaaCAACTTTCAATGGTTCGTTCTTTTCTGATAAATACTATTTAACAGTGTTGCCAAGTTGCCAACTTGTTTTTCAGAAAAGCGACTAGTTGCTTTTCCTGGTGTTAAATGGAAACTTTTGGAGACTCATATCGTCTACTCTTGTCAACGAGCAGCT
It includes:
- the LOC135750721 gene encoding uncharacterized protein isoform X2, with the protein product MVRTYKRKTNRASTTPHTMLKAVRQVLLFKKTIRAAAEEFGINYRTLARYCTKIPREEVEGDAEHPSCAVGFIGARQVFSAELEMELVSNILTATDIYYALPPKAIRKLSYQLAKRHQLQMPASWRENKQASADWFAAFTKRHPSLSIRSPEPMSVPKARPCTTRHVEMFYSKLKEIMERHRFKPEDVWNVEEIGVTTAQRADRVVIRKALVPLGPVSSADRGPLVSVACVVSASGNTIPPYFVFPRVQFREHFLNGSPVGSSGGANLNGWMREEQFVHFLQHFTRQTKRSPERPGLLLLDSHLSYLSIEGLSFAKSNGIVMLSFPPHCSRHLQPLERSVYSPFKKFVNAAIDSWMLGSPGRSVTIHHVPGIVATALPLSATPANIMEGFKACGIYPLNPNIVHESEFALSCLTDCNSGTSASNGSAHNYVDYIGDTPECPSSDRHTAHGDLRPKPDELHSYQRLKTSEQDSGHLDWLS
- the LOC135750721 gene encoding uncharacterized protein isoform X1 — translated: MDCCADKSWLHGKIMVRTYKRKTNRASTTPHTMLKAVRQVLLFKKTIRAAAEEFGINYRTLARYCTKIPREEVEGDAEHPSCAVGFIGARQVFSAELEMELVSNILTATDIYYALPPKAIRKLSYQLAKRHQLQMPASWRENKQASADWFAAFTKRHPSLSIRSPEPMSVPKARPCTTRHVEMFYSKLKEIMERHRFKPEDVWNVEEIGVTTAQRADRVVIRKALVPLGPVSSADRGPLVSVACVVSASGNTIPPYFVFPRVQFREHFLNGSPVGSSGGANLNGWMREEQFVHFLQHFTRQTKRSPERPGLLLLDSHLSYLSIEGLSFAKSNGIVMLSFPPHCSRHLQPLERSVYSPFKKFVNAAIDSWMLGSPGRSVTIHHVPGIVATALPLSATPANIMEGFKACGIYPLNPNIVHESEFALSCLTDCNSGTSASNGSAHNYVDYIGDTPECPSSDRHTAHGDLRPKPDELHSYQRLKTSEQDSGHLDWLS